Genomic segment of Triticum aestivum cultivar Chinese Spring chromosome 6A, IWGSC CS RefSeq v2.1, whole genome shotgun sequence:
TTATGTCActtattatttgaatttgaattcaaagtggaatttgaaatgagatatgGAATCAAAGGTGATCAACACACTGTTTAGCAAAATTATTTAGCTTAATCACATGGGTTACTGTAGCTCAAAATACAGGGGTGTTACACCGTTTATATTGTTtcggctaatcgcaaacagttcatccgagtgaaataaatattgtatatcgcacacacctcgaTCTGACTGATCATCGCCGCaaacccggccgccgccgccgaacgcaGCCAAGGCCACTGCCCGAAGCAGGGCCGGCCGCCGCACCCGCCACCATTGCCGCCCTAAGCCGAGGCGGTCACCGCGCTGCCACCGGTCAAGGTAGGCCCGCCACGCCACCAAGGCCAGATCGGCCGTGCCACCACATGCCACGGGGCTCCGCACCGCCCCCATGGCGCAGGAGAGAGAGAAGGCCCCTGCCACCGCCGTCAGCCCCCGGGCTATAGGCCGGCGGCGTCCTTcgacggcggcggagggagggatgGAAGGACGGGGAGCCCCCGTCGGCTAGGGTTGCGATCCtgcccgagtcgcccgagcgggggcgACACGTGGGGAGCGGGGGTGGGGTCGCCCTTACTAGTCTCCCTTGCTCTGATCGTTTATGCCTTTCCCTTGCCCTTTAAGCTTTTTGTTGGGTCAACATGATGACATCTTAGTAATCTAGTAAGGTATTTGATGGGCTCCCCTCTGGTAAAGAGTTGCTTCATGgcattatgaatatatatatatagagagagagagagagagaaagagagagtacTTTCCATCTAGTCAAAATAGCTCCCATTCATTACTAATttgtacaattttttttgaaactcatTACTAATTGTACATAAATCCGTGTTTTTTATTGGCGCAATTTCCTTTCCTTAAGACAAGAATTTCTAAGGAAACTAAAATGGCATGTTCCTTTTTAGAATCAGAATAATAGTGCATCCAACAGAGAAAGGTGTGTACATATCCCTCTGAGGGCAAACAAATGATGTGACTTATGTATGGCTTATTGCTCAACAAATCTACGTACACAAGAATATCACATAAGTGGATCTACcttgttccttgattttttcttTGGCAGGTGGACTTCATATTCCTTGGTGACACACACATGGCCAGATTCACTTGGCAAGCCACACTTTTTTTTACCAGGAAGCTACACTTCTTTGCTGCGGGATTCTCGTGACAAGAGGGTTATGTTCCATTAGATACCCGGGTTGTTATTGGTGGAATATATGAGTGCTCAATGGGATTTTATTTATGCAAAATAAAATTCAGACAAAATTTGTTCTTTACAAGTATTCTAGATAGAAAACATTTGCATTTACGGCACCTAGTTATTTAACAAACAATCCCAATTATGGATTGAAGAaacaatactccctcctttccggtttatagggctcatctcaaaAAGTTTGTTTTTCCTAAGTCTTAATTCTACTACTCCCCCTGTTTAGGTGCACAAGTCATCTTACGTAAACCAAATAATCCAAAAACACTTGAACGCAGTGCATTAACTTTCACCTCGTTTCTTCTTTCTTGACATAAATAAAGGAATCAAACAATAAGATATGTGGGTGTGTATGACTTCAATAACTTGAGACTTTCAgacacgacatgcagtggtcagttcgttgcatgcaatgctattaattagcaaataagcattaaaatctctCGTTTTCTCCTTcgccttggtcacagtgcacaacctaagatgacttatacacctagaaaGAGGGATTAGtacttaggctggttgtaatggagagtatcatacgatactagtgtatgatactacctttctaatgcacagtactccctccgtctaggtgtataagtcatcttaggttatgCACCGCGATCAAGGCaaaggggaaaacaagagaacttatttttttttgctaattaatagcattgcatgcaatgaactaagcactgcatgtcgtgtttggtagtctcaagtcattgaaagcatgcacgtcccttatctcttattggttgatatgtcacgaaacaagaaacgaagtaggagttaatgtaccatgcctaagtgttttgggattatttggtttttgtaaggtgacttatacacctagacggagggagtatcatatattagtatcatgtagtactttatttattgccatgcatgacacatagtagcataacatttattatgatacagtatcGTGATATAATATTCAATCatctttttcttcatttaattgtatgaaacctcatcaaaatagcctaattggcatgcatgatactaggtatgatactcccattacgaccagctcatcacatgttcagattttaaGGTGTATTAAATCACTACATGCAAGGATGGAGAAAAAACTCatcaatgcatgtagaagttcttgGTCATTAAGTAAACATGTGTGCATgtggtgtaattaatgcatcggtataCACAAAATTTTGAGGAAAACGAGAGTACTaattaagtacttttgcaaactaccgaattaattccaccattcatcatctccCTTGGTGGAAGAGATTTttaaattaagccctataaactgaAAAGGGGGAGTACATAATTTAAAATTAAAGAACTTGCGCTTACATATCAAAAGTCAGTTGGTTGTCGTACTGTCTAGGAACAATAATACAAAGATCTTAATTCAAACAAATGAATGATGTTTTTAGGTAAGTGGATAGCTATTAAAGGGCCTCTTTGGTTCAAAGGAGAAGTAGAGGGGGGAAAGTAGGAATAGATATATACTTTTTGTGATAGTACAATTCATGCATTTAGTTCAAATGAATGGGGCAAAGGAAAAAGGGAGGAAATTTCATTTGATCTCAGTTTCAAAGAAAACGCAGGAATGCTAACATTCACTTGGACTTTCTTTTTTCAAATTTCTATGCACGAAAAACGAGACTAAGATCTGTAGTGGTATATTAAGAATCTAACAATACATTTTCATGTGCTTGAACTTTAATTTGGCTATGTTTATCaggattttttaattttttcaattCATATGAACCAAACAACCCAAGTTGATAGAATTCATGTGTTCTTTAAATCCTGCAAACCAAGGAACCAAACAACCCAAGTTGATAGAATTCATGTGTTTTTGGTTATAATTTCTACAGTTTTCCATATGGATTGTTCAAGATTAACCAAGTCTATGCGGTGGCACAGGTTGATGACTAGTATGTGAACATGAGAAACAAAAGGAAGAATATAAGGTGCTAGCCTCTCACCTCAACTGCAAAATCAGTTATGAGACACAAGAATATAACCGAAACAATAACTGATGTAGACAACGATACATATCAGAAACAATCCTGATGCGGACATGTTATTTAACAAGATCCGAAATGGTATGCAATAATTCCCACGGAAATCCTTCGAGATGCGACGTTAAGGAAGAAAGCTAATTAAAACACATAACCTTTCTAACGTGCCGGCTGCGCGGTCCAGCGGCCGTGATTAGAACGGTGACGGGCGGCCACCGGCTGTGCCTGGGTTCCATCTGTAGCTGGCAGCTTCAGGCGGGAGCTGCACGTTGCCGAGGAGGTTCGGTGGCAGCCCTTCGAAGAGGCTTGGATCCACGTCTCCGCCGGCCATCTGAGATGCTTGCTGCCCCGCAGCCAGCATCCCGGCGCTGTCTGCCTGCCCTTGCGCTGCAAGCAACTCGTCTTCCTCCAACGGCAATCGCTCGTAGACAGCGTTCGCGAAGGAAGCTGCCATTATCACCACCGGCCCCGCAGCGGTCAGCGAGCCGACAACGGTGCCGCCCACCACCTGCCCCTTCCCGCCGGCAAGGTAGACGGTGAGCCCTGTGGCTTCCGGTGGTGCTGGAGGGGGTAGGAAGGAGCCAGACAGTGAGAGTATCTCGAACCGGCCGTGGAGGGCGACAACCGCGCCCTGCGAGGCAGGCTGCCGCAGCGTGAGGTTGGTCACGGTGCCCGCGCCGCTCAGCACGCAGACCCCGCGTTGCCGGCGGCGGGCGAACGCCGTGATGCTCTCGGAGATGTCGCACCCGCCCGCGACCTCCATGACGTGCGTCCGGAGCGTGTTAGCGCTGTCCCGCGTAATGATGATTGGAGGCTTCGGCTTGTTCTTGGACCCGGCCGGGCGGCCCCTCGGTCGGCGCGATCCGTTCTCACCTCCATCCTGCAGTCCGCCACCTGAAGGGGAAATCAGAGCAAGCTCACCGCCGCTGCCGTTGCCGTTGCCACTGTTCTCGTCATCCTCGTGGCCGTGCTTGGTGCCGTGGCCGCCGAACGGAGAGCCGCCGCCATGGTCGTCCTCCGACTTGAGAtgcagctgctgctgctggagatggTGATGGAAATCACGGGTGTTGAAGGGTGGAGGAAGATGGTGACCGTGGATGGATGCAGTAACCGGATCCATGCTCCCGACCTAGCTACCTAGGTTATCCTTTCTTGCTCAGCTCTCTCTCGTTTGTCTTGCTTTTCTTTATTCCGCCTCTATCTTATCTACAGACAAACCTCTCATGTGGCAAGGGACGACGAAACCTACGAGATGGAACAGTGGCAACGAAAGCAAAGGGGGAGTAAATAAGTGGGAGTAGAGGGAGGAGAGGAACTGGCAAATTATTAAGCAAGGAAAGCTGTGGCTGGATTGCAGTATGATATTGCGGCAAGGAAAAGATGTAAAGGAACGGCGGTCTGCCCCCTTTCCTTCACTCTCCCCCCACTTTGTCGTTTGATGATTAAAATAAAATAATGATAtgaaggagagaggaagagaaggacaCGACCACCACCGCGCGTCTTGTATACAACACGATCGAGTGTGTGTTTAGGGCATATCTTTATATATAATCCTGTTCACAAAAATGTTTATGCCATCACCAACAAGTTATCATCAACTATTCCAATAAGTTGGCCTATCCAATAAGAGACGGCAGAATAATTATGCTTGCTCTCTAATTTTCACCTTAGAGCTTGTGGAAGGGTGGTTGATTAATTTACATACTCAGTCTTTAGTCTCTCCCCATTTTATTTTATGCTACATCATCAGTTGTCCTACCTGACAAATTTTATCAGCAATTATGTTACATGTATTGAAGATGCCCTTAGTGGTCGAGCCGCTGACTCTTTGTTCTCAATGATCAAAACTGAGTGCCTTATCTAATCTATAAACAAAAATATGTCTGTGTCACTGGCATGGATTATGAAATGTTGTATATCCtctgtttttaaatataaaacgtTTTGACAGTTTAAATTGAAGTGAAGCAGCACTTGGTTTTCACAAATACCTCATCCAAAGATTTATTTAGGGTGTGACTATAAAAATATAAGTGTAGTGTGTGGCCTGCAATTTACCTTCATTGATCCATATTAAAGATTAAAGAGACCTACACGCCTAATAGTTGGTTCCAAGCTTTATGTCTTCTGCAAGAAAAGGCGGCTAGGGTTTTTGCGTCCCGTCGGCGGTGCCGCCAATCTGGCACGTGTTCTATGGTCTTAGGCTATGGGTGTGTGGTGGATCCCtgcccttgccggcgggagggctccgtttttaggtgcttcttcaagttttgttagggtttgtgtcctgcccAGGAAGACGAGACGACGAGGACTTCttgaagatgaaataaggttcttCATGCCTAGCCTCCGTCCCGATTGTGTGTGTGTAGCATTGTCAGAGCGCGCGTGGAGGTGTGTCACTGGCGGATCTCACGGGATTTAGTCGGTGGTTGTTTTTCATGTATCCGCTCGGATCCGATCTTTGTTCCTCTTTGTTCAtatgtcttcaggttggatccttccgatctaagtTTCTCTTCATAGGCGGCGGTTTTTGTTCTGGTGCATTGATCCGggtcttagcatgacgacttctTAACTCTCTACTACAACAAGTTATGCCCGACTCCGATGAGGGAGGAACGATGACGGTTGCACGCCTTCGACTTTTCAAtgtttgtagtcatcgctaggtggtctacagatctgaatgcaatttttattatttcttgtgTTTGATGTACTGCCATGATTGGAGATGAATAGAGCGTCAAAAAAAAAAAGATTAAAGAGACTGAGTGAGTGCGTGAGTGAGAGGATCAAACGGGTATTGGGCACGTTGCGTGGGACATGGAGCTGCTTCCGTGATGTGCTCGAGGCGCAAGCTCCTAGTGCAACTGGACTGTTGAAAGTTAAAAGTTGAAACTCCAACACACTCCCACTTATCTCTTCGATCATTTTTAATTCCATTTTCAAAACCCATCGATACTTCTGTAAAACCTGGCAGCCAATCTGACAAGGCTTCTTCCGGAACAGCACTTGGAACAAATTAAAGCTCGCCGATCAAGGCCCACCACACAACCAAGAGTCATTTTCATGCAGCGTGTAGTATGCGGTTGCTCAATGATGGCATGAAAGGGACTAAGTAGAGTTGGATGGGGCAGGGGATATTCCAAGACATGACCTGAACTATCATGGCAAGGCCAGAGCCTGGAGCTGCCTAGCTTTGTCCCCCGCCTAAACTTCCTTAGCTTTGGCACTTGTGCACGCAGGAAGAACGGAAATGTGTCCGGAGTTGTTGCCTGTGCAAGCTAGCTTTGTGGCCGATCGGGCTGGCGTGCGTTTGGCATCCAGACAGCGTGGTTCTGGGAACTCTAACCCTAACTAATTAATGATAGAGTCTGCTCGCTCGCtgttgatgggggggggggggggggggggggggggcccttGTAGTCGTTGTGGCCTCCCACTCCTCCCCGCACAAGGAGCACTCGCCATTGGCCCGCGTATCGCTGCCTGATTGGTCGGCGTGAGACTTCATTGTTGTTTATATAATCCTCTCCCGCCCCCGAGCTCGACAATTTAGGTGCCATTATTAGTCGTTGGATTATTAGCAGTAAACAATGTGTGCATGCTGAGACGACTTTTACGGTAAGAAAGGTAGCATGCCCCCCGGCGCAGCTCATCTCTCGATGGAGTAATTTGGACTGTGCATTAAGTgttactcccttcggtcctttttatTCTGCATATTAAgtttgtccgaagtcaatctcattcaactttgaccaaatttatataaaaaattataaatattcacataacaacaccaatatttTTAGATTCATcttaaaatatattttcatattatatttattagatagtatagatgctaataatttttaatataaatttagtcaaacttaacaaagtttgactttcggcaaaaccaatgtgcggagtaaaaaggaccggagggagtactaccaacCAGGTTTTGTTCACATGCActagccgacgccgacgccgacgccgtccACATTCTTGCAAATCGTTGGAATTGTGCTGCATATTTATACAAGAATTGGTATACTACACATTGCGCACAAACTTGAGATGCATTCTGCGCTTTAGTGCCAGAACTTCTTTTTAGAGTACGTCGATGGCGTATTATATTTTCACTTtttcttcggtacaaccccctaaACACATAGACGGACCAGATCTGCCCATACCCCTTCCGAAACGTGGAACACATTTTTAAATTCCGAAAAAAGATTAGTTAATTCTGAATttcttttgaaaacacaaacaattttgaaaccctcatttttttaaacatgaacattttttggtatttttggactTTTTTGAGAAATACGAATACGAAAATAAatggatgaacattttttttgaactttgcgATTTTGAAaatggaaaacaaaaaagaaaagattCATGAACCTTCTTAAACGTCTAGACGTTCCCAAAACCGGCATCTACAGAGGCAATGGAAAAATTAAAATGGGCTCGCCCATGTTCACTCGTATCAATTGGGCATGTGCAAAACAACGACTATTTGACGTGATATGCGTCTaatagcgccccccccccccaaacaggcGTCGGACGGGGTCAATGATGTCACCTAGTTAGGTCAATGCCAATGCCagtgtatttttttcttttttgtcaaaCAACTTtgtatggtgccttgaattggccATATAAGCTCAAGGAATAAATTTGGGTCATGTGATGGATGCCGGAAAAAAATGTGGTCTCAAACGGACCCTTCTCGACTACCCGAACACTCTCTGTTGAATATGGTCTATTTTTGGACATGCATAAAATAGAACTAACTTTTGCCAGTAGGCGGGCATATCCATGGTAGGCACCCATCCCATGTTTGAGTTAATtctgacaccgtatgcaagttgtgtCACGTCGAACCATTTATTGACCATTTTTTCATggagaaaattccagaaaatgcaagAATTGTCGGAAactcaaacaacttggcatggtgctttgaattggtcatacaaggccatgaaTAAAAACGAACTCTCAAACAGACTGTTTTGGCCTACTCGAACTCCCTCTGTTGAATATGATCTATTTTTTTACATGCATGAACTGACCCTAACTTTTGCAAGTAGGTGGACATGTCCATGGTAGTCATCTATGCCAAGTTTGAATGAATtttgacaccgtatgcaagttgtgtCACGTCCGGCCATTTATCGTCGAAAACTTCAAAAAATGCAAGAATTGTTGAAAACTTtgacatggtgccttgaattggtcatacaataCCAAGAAAAAAGTTCAGCCATTTTAGAGATGTTGTGAAACGAAGTGCTCCCAAATAGATCCTTCTGGCCTACTCAAACACCCTCTGTTGAACACATTCTATTTTTTGACATCTGTAAAATGAACCCAACTTTTGAAAGAAGGTGGTCATACCCATAGTACGCATTCATGTCAGGTTTGAATAAATTCCGAGACCATAAGCAAGTTGCGTCATGTCCGTCCATATATCGGGTATTTTTCACGGAGAAAACTTGAGAAAATGCAAGAATTGTCAAAAACATAAACatcttggcatggtgccttgaattgatcATATAAGATCATGTTTATGGCGCTTGGGCACCGAGGTGGACGATGGCCATCGGAGGTGGAGAGGAGGGCAAGGGATATGATGTGTGCAAGGGTGAACGCCACGAAATTAGAACATATGACCTTTTGGGAGCGGGTGTGCAAAAAGTTGTCACATCGGAGTAGTCAATCTTGCACCCCGTGCAAGTCAAAGCTGATGCAGCGTGGATAGGACTAGGGCGACACACTTGGCAAACTATTAGGACCCATATATGCATTTTCATAGCATTCAGACTAATTTGACACACACCAAATAGTTTTAAGACTTATGGTGTATTTATCTCTTAAAAATATATTcaggaatttgaaaaaatgtttgacGCTTCAAAAAAAATTCACATTTTTTTCTAGTTTACAAACTTTTCTCAGAAAATAAAAAACACACCCTTTTTCCAAAATTTATtcacatattaaaaaatgttctGGTGTTTCAAATAACGTTCAcgctttcaatttttttgaattttttaaaaattccTAATTTCAATTTGTTTTattcacaaatacaaaaaaatgttCGAGGAAATtcagaaaacctttttggtttcaATTTTTGTTTGACTtattgaaaaaatatttgaaaattcCAATTGTTGTTCGTGTTTTCTAAAAGTTATTGGTTTTCAAAATTGTGTTCGTactgttcaaaaaatgttcatgttttatcATTCTGAACAATCTTTTAAGGACAcgaacatttaaaaaaattcttGTACGTTTTCTgaaaatgcaatttttttaatttatgaacaAAATTGGGAAAAAAAGAATATTTTCTAAAATTTTAAAAGCGTTCACATTTTTTTGGAAAAGAAACAAAACTTGAAAgaggaaagaaacaaaaaaaaagaaaaagaaacagaggAAAGAATGGTTCGTTACACGGCGTCGTATCAGGTGAATCCGGCATCCCTCGTGAATCCGTGCATCCTCCTGTTTCCAGCCACCCGATCTGGATCGTGCGTATCTAGTCTATTTGATGAAATTTTCTACTAAAGCGCCCGCTCCAGCCCTCTTCTTCGCAAAGTACACCCTGTATAAATTGAAACATCCCAAGTTGAATCAAGATCTGGATCCCTGTATGTGATGTTGCGGTCGCCGTCGGGAGAACCAGCCCTCTTCCTTTCGCCGGGGCAACGCACCCACGCTGGTTCTCCCGGCGGCGACGAGGTTAGCGCCGGGGCACCGCTCGTGATGCGTCCCCACATAAAATCCGCATGTGTCCTCCGTTGCCGCAGTCAAGATGTCCTTGTACAGCCTTGGCAGTTCCGGATCGCCATATCGTCCAAGTTCCTAGCGAGTCTCTGCACCACCGATGGCGCCCGGCGGCCGCAATATCCTCACCTTCTGATTTACACTCTCCCCTCCACCTGATGGCGCCGGCCTGCTACTCACTCGTGTGGGTGCCGAATACAGCCCCGAACCTCCTTGCAGACGCATCCACATCTCTGCATCTTACCTGCTCTTGTTTGATGTACACATAGAACTTGCAGATTGACCATctggagtaaatagcataaaactactactttacgggttagggttccaaaaaactatcgAATTTATTTTTTTTGCTGATAACTACCAAGTCAGGGGTTGGCTGTTTCACAAAACCTCAAATCCTCTTTGTTCAAAAGTTAAACAtgtttatgacaggtcgggcccgcTACTAAATGCACGGTTTGGTTGACtgtttgtttgaccgttaactgacatgtggggtccacatgtcagtgtctcttcCTCATTTTTCCAGAATAACCCTTGTAAGTTTTTTGAAAAAAGCAACTGGGTCCCTATATGTTTTtgaaaaaaagcaatcgggtccctaagAAGCTGCACAACCCGCCCCGAGCAATGGCGCCGGCGGCTCGCCGGCGGCCAGGTCGCGGCCCAGGCCGAAGAAGCCGTGCGGCCGAATGCTGCTACTGCTCCTTGCTGGCCCCGTCCTGAGCAACAGCACTGACGGCTAGCCGGCGGCCAGGACGCGGCCCAGGCCGAAGAAGCCGCGCGGGCAAACGCTGTTGCTGCTCCTTGCTGGCCTCGCCTTGAGCAAAGGCGCCGGCGGTCAGGTCGCGGGCCAGGCCGAAGAAGCTGCGTGGCTGAACGCTGCTGCTGCTCCTTGCCGGCCCCATGATGGCGGAGGCGGCCGACGAATGGGCTAGCCCACGCATTGGCCATGCCCAGGATCTTGGACACCCGCGCGGCGGCTCCTGTGCCCGACGAGGTAGTCGCTGCTGCGGCTCCTGTGCCCAACGAGGAGGGGCTCGAGCTACTCtggctggtggtggtggcggcggcctgCACACAAGCCGCCCATGGCGGCGACGACCACGGGCAGAGCCCTTTGGAGGCGCGGCGGCGACAGTTcaaggacctgattgctttttttaaatGATTGTAGGGACCCAATTGCTTTTTAAAAATATTTGTAGGGGCTAATCCGTAAAAATCTGTGGatgagacactgacatgtggaccccacatgtcagttaagGTCAAACAAATGGTCAACCAAACGGTGCATTTAGTGGCGGGCCGACCTGTCATAAACATGTTTAACTTTTGAACAAAAAGGATttggggttttttgaaacagccaaccCCCGACTTGGTAGTTATCAGCGAAAAAAAATAAATTCGGTAGTTTTTTGGAATCCTAACccgtaaagtagtagttttatgctatttactcgacCATCTGCTGTGGATTGTGAGTTGTATACTGCAATTGTTGCTTGTTGGGTGTACATGTAGCTTCAGAATTTATAATGTGAACTTGTAGTGTGAATCACGTAGGGAACATCTCAGCAATAGCATTCAACAAAAGAAATTAAACAGTCGTTTTGTTCAGAATTTTGTAGTCAACAACAAGCATTCATTTTCTGAATTTTGcattcaccaacaagcattcactTCTTTCTGAATTTTGTAGTCCCGTTTTGAGGCTCGATTGACACACCCAAACGAGATCAATTAAACTGAAATTGGCAAGAGGAGGTCATCTGAAAATAACAAAGCTACATGGTCACGGACTCACGGTAGTGGTCATCTACTGATCCACACGCTGTCGTCGTCGCAATTGTCAGGTTGTCGAAATGTGCTGGTCTTGGGTCGTGGTCAGAAATGGACAGAGATCGTTGACGATGGATGCACAGTTGGGCTGCTAGTCCTGGGCTCCTGGGAATGACCGGGACCCATGGCAACAAGCTAGATCGAGGGAGAGCACCGCGCATTGCAACCAGGGGAGATCTTGGTGCGCCCGTTGAGGGAGAGCTTCACGCCTGAGAGGCAACGGTCAACACACATGGATCTCCGCCTGAGAGGTTACCGCCGCTGGGATGTGGTGGCCGCCTCCGGCATATCTTCGTGGTGGTGCCGCCTATCACTAGTCTTTGTGGCAGGTTGTAGTTGCTGGAACATGGTGTTCGTGGCCGTGGCGGCCATGCCGTCGTTGGGATGCAGTTCGCAGCCGTGATTGGGGATTGGGGGTAGGGAATTTTTAAGAGAGAGTGCTTCGGCTGGGGGTTTCTGGAAAATTCACACCTAAACATGAGATGGAAGCGGGCGTGTTTCTGCAAAATAAGCGCCGACGCACAGGAGGCAGGGGATTTAGATCGGACAGCCAGCGATGACAGGATACAGGGATGCAGAAGGGATACCGGATTTACACTAAACCGGTTGCTGTAATTATTCTTATAGCTAGCGTTTCTCTTTTgagaacagcaaactcatcagctgGACTGGTTAGCGAGTAGCGCTTAACAAACTGAGGTGCATGGTTCGAATCCTTTTGCAGTCATTTCTTTATCGGTCGTTTTTCCACAGCTTTCACgcgataatgggccggcccagtcgggaggCTCTCCCTCTGCGGCTCAAACACAGCGTGCGTCGTATTGGGCCATTCATTGTACCGAAGCGGGACTCTTATATTTTTATAGAAGGTTCCAAAGAAGTTGTTGAAAGAAGTGGACAAGGCTTGACGCCGCTTCCTCTGGATGCaggatcaggaactcacgggaggGAGCTGCAAAGTGAATTGGAGTCGAGTTTGCTTCCCGTTAGATCACGACGGTCTGAGCATCCTGGACATGTAGAAATTCAGTCGTGCACTCCTCCTTAGATGGTTGTGGCATGCCTGGCAACATGAGGACCAGCCATGGGTTGGGACTAAACCACCATGTGACGATTTAGACAGAGTGCTCTTCAGCGCGGCAACCACGGTAACCTTGAGGAATGGTAAAACGACAAGCTTCTAGCACCATTGCTGGCTGGGTGCAACCCCCTGAAGACGTGCTTCCCCGCGCTGTTCAAACACTCCATGAGGAAAAATCGCTCGGTTGCGCAAACGCTTGCAGATGACAAATGGATCGCATACCTAGCCCACGAGAGCACGGAAGGCCTGATGCAGGATGTGCTACGCCTGCATATGCTTCTTTAGCAAAGCCAGGTGGCCATCCATAGTGAAACTAAAGAACAGAGCAGATGGGATTTTG
This window contains:
- the LOC123130548 gene encoding AT-hook motif nuclear-localized protein 24, which translates into the protein MDPVTASIHGHHLPPPFNTRDFHHHLQQQQLHLKSEDDHGGGSPFGGHGTKHGHEDDENSGNGNGSGGELALISPSGGGLQDGGENGSRRPRGRPAGSKNKPKPPIIITRDSANTLRTHVMEVAGGCDISESITAFARRRQRGVCVLSGAGTVTNLTLRQPASQGAVVALHGRFEILSLSGSFLPPPAPPEATGLTVYLAGGKGQVVGGTVVGSLTAAGPVVIMAASFANAVYERLPLEEDELLAAQGQADSAGMLAAGQQASQMAGGDVDPSLFEGLPPNLLGNVQLPPEAASYRWNPGTAGGRPSPF